One segment of Scleropages formosus chromosome 23, fSclFor1.1, whole genome shotgun sequence DNA contains the following:
- the sesn2 gene encoding sestrin-2 isoform X2: MDSGRGAPASAGTTTTTTTRPNGAGHEWPGGVGGARDEVQVEEPSSSSFSSSSSSLPEPSARPRRLSRLCSRDTRERAEALNELARGALCRDTLLQLLRVSRTCPMEDVRRGAAELLGAAQDAGVEVPRALVSGPSAFIPPGEVWEEGAGLPELVETFRSMGRVDHVITVMALHPSYLSCFLHTQQALLQLDGPLPQPWRHYIIVMAASRHRCSYLVHLHSSWFLETGGEERWLGGLHRAPPKLRRLSLLNKLLAHRPWLITQEHIADLVCPSSEERWSLAELIQAVILLTYAHSLSCFVWGCGINPELDFLGGHAFQPPSPSARSSHSPLHEGMGDSQSGSDMDTEVERLMKRMQLLLEQNEEFSQEEMVTRFEKERSEMLLEAPCDDAVCAPPDVSHFVEDPEFTYQDFAPRGEQSPPTLRAQDYSWEDHGFSLMNRLYPDMGQLLDEKFQVVLGLTYHTMAMHRDVDTTMLRKAVWNYIHCVFGIRYDDYDYGDVNQLLELSLKVYIKTVACHPEKTTLRMYTNFWKHFCHSEKVHVNLLLLEARLQAALLYALRAITRYMT; encoded by the exons ATGGACTCGGGCCGCGGTGCACCGGCGTCGGCggggacgacgacgacgacgacgacgagaCCGAACGGCGCCGGGCACGAGTGGCCCGGCGGCGTCGGAGGAGCGCGCGACGAGGTGCAGGTGGAGGAGCcgtcctcctcttctttctcctcttcctcctcgtccCTCCCGGAGCCGAGCGCCCGCCCGCGGCGCTTGTCGCGCCTCTGCAGTAGGGACACGCGGGAGCGCGCCGAGGCGCTGAACGAGCTGGCGCGAGGCGCGCTCTGCCGGGACACgttgctgcagctgctgcgcGTGTCGAGAACGTGTCCGATGGAGGACGTGCGGCGCGGGGCGGCGGAGCTGCTGGGCGCCGCGCAG GATGCAGGTGTGGAAGTTCCTCGAGCGCTGGTGTCTGGACCCAGTGCCTTCATCCCACCTGGggag GTTtgggaggagggggcggggctccCCGAGCTCGTGGAGACCTTTCGGTCCATGGGCCGCGTGGACCACGTGATCACGGTCATGGCGCTGCACCCCTCCTACCTCAGCTGTTTCCTGCATACCCAGCAGGCCTTGCTGCAGCTGGATGGCCCTCTGCCGCAGCCCTGGAGGCACTACATCATTGTCATG GCGGCATCTCGCCACCGCTGCTCCTACCTGGTGCACCTGCACAGCTCCTGGTTCCTGGAGACGGGGGGTGAGGAGAGATGGCTGGGGGggctccaccgcgccccccccaaacTGCGCCGGCTCAGCTTGCTGAACAAATTGCTCGCCCACCGGCCCTGGCTCATAACACAGGAGCACATTGCG GACCTGGTGTGTCCCAGCAGCGAGGAGCGCTGGTCACTGGCTGAGCTCATCCAGGCAGTCATCCTGCTCACCTATGCACACTCGCTGTCCTGCTTTGTCTGGGGTTGTGGCATCAACCCTGAGCTCGACTTCCTGGGGGGCCATGCCTTCCAGCCCCCGTCCCCATCTGCTCGCTCCTCCCACAGCCCTCTGCACGAAGGCATGGGTGACAGCCAATCG GGCTCAGACATGGACACTGAGGTGGAGCGCTTGATGAAAAGGATGCAGCTGCTCCTGGAGCAGAACGAAGAGTTCAGCCAAGAGGAGATGGTGACGCGCTTTGAGAAGGAGAGGAGTGAAATGCTACTGGAGGCGCCATGTG ATGATGCTGTTTGTGCTCCCCCTGATGTGTCCCACTTTGTGGAGGACCCTGAGTTCACCTACCAGGACTTTGCGCCTCGTGGTGAACAGTCCCCGCCCACGCTGCGTGCACAG GACTACTCGTGGGAAGATCACGGCTTCTCCCTCATGAACCGCTTGTACCCAGACATGGGCCAGCTGTTGGACGAGAAGTTCCAGGTGGTCTTGGGCCTCACCTACCACACCATGGCGATGCACAGAGACGTGGACACCACGATGCTACGCAAGGCCGTGTGGAACTACATCCACTGTGTCTTCGGCATCCG GTACGACGACTATGATTACGGCGATGTGAACCAGCTCTTGGAGCTCAGCCTGAAGGTTTACATCAAAACGGTGGCGTGCCACCCGGAGAAGACCACTCTCAGGATGTACACCAACTTCTGGAAGCATTTTTGTCACTCGGAGAAG GTGCACGTTAACCTACTGCTGCTGGAGGCTCGTCTGCAGGCGGCGCTCCTCTACGCCCTCAGGGCCATCACCCGCTACATGACCTGA
- the matn1 gene encoding cartilage matrix protein isoform X2 produces MAAGWPIGASLLLLCLLGVSGTPQLRHAAAIAAGLCNTKPTDLVFIVDSSRSVRPSEFEQVKVFLTKVIEGLDVGPNATRVGVINYASRVKNEVPLKTHRTKAALIRAVTRIEPLSTGTMTGLAIQFALNVAFTEAEGARVRSPDISKVAIIVTDGRPQDNVRDVAARAREAGIELFAIGVGRVDMNTLRQIASEPLEDHVDYVESYSVIEKLTKKFQEAFCGEVSDLCATGDHDCEQVCVSTPGSYKCACNEGFTLLEDGRSCSACSSAATDVVFLIDGSKSVRPENFELVKKFINQIVEKLDVAEDKAHVGLVQYSSAVRQEFPLGRYNSKKDLKEAVKKMAYMERGTMTGQALRYLVDNSFAPSQGARPGVAKVGIVFTDGRSQDYIGDAAKKAKDQGFQMYAVGVGNAVEDELREIASEPIGEHYFYTADFKTMSQIAKKLHVNKCEEENPCECDSLVKFQKKVEKALQALTKKLESVTKRITALENKIV; encoded by the exons ATGGCGGCCGGCTGGCCCATCGGTGCctccctgctgctcctctgcctGCTGGGGGTCAGCGGCACCCCTCAACTCCGACACGCTGCCGCTATCG CGGCAGGTCTCTGCAACACCAAACCCACGGACCTGGTGTTCATTGTGGACAGCTCTCGCAGCGTGAGGCCTTCTGAGTTTGAGCAGGTGAAGGTGTTTCTGACCAAGGTCATCGAGGGGCTGGACGTGGGCCCCAACGCCACCCGCGTGGGGGTGATCAACTACGCAAGCCGCGTGAAGAACGAGGTGCCGCTGAAGACGCACCGTACCAAGGCGGCCCTGATTCGAGCCGTGACGCGCATCGAGCCGCTCTCCACAGGCACCATGACAGGCCTGGCCATCCAGTTTGCCCTCAACGTGGCCTTCACGGAGGCGGAAGGGGCACGCGTACGCTCGCCCGACATCAGCAAA GTGGCGATCATTGTGACAGACGGCCGTCCCCAGGACAACGTGCGCGACGTGGCGGCCCGGGCGAGGGAGGCCGGGATCGAGCTGTTCGCCATTGGTGTTGGTCGCGTCGACATGAACACGCTGAGGCAGATTGCCAGCGAGCCCCTGGAGGATCATGTGGACTACGTAGAGAGCTACAGCGTGATCGAGAAGCTCACCAAGAAGTTCCAGGAGGCTTTTTGCGGTGAGG TGTCGGACCTGTGTGCGACAGGGGACCACGACTGCGAGCAGGTGTGTGTCAGCACACCTGGCTCATACAAGTGTGCCTGCAACGAGGGATTCACACTCCTGGAAGATGGCCGATCCTGCAGCG CCTGCAGCAGTGCCGCCACCGATGTCGTGTTCCTGATCGATGGCTCCAAGAGCGTGCGCCCTGAGAATTTTGAGCTGGTGAAGAAGTTCATCAACCAGATTGTGGAAAAGCTGGACGTGGCGGAGGACAAGGCCCACGTGGGTCTGGTGCAGTACTCGAGCGCTGTCAGGCAGGAGTTCCCCCTTGGTCGCTACAACAGCAAGAAGGACCTGAAGGAGGCCGTGAAGAAGATGGCCTACATGGAGCGGGGCACCATGACCGGGCAGGCTCTGCGCTACCTTGTGGACAACAGCTTCGCCCCCAGCCAGGGTGCTCGACCGGGCGTTGCCAAGGTGGGCATCGTCTTCACCGACGGGCGCTCGCAGGACTACATCGGGGACGCGGCCAAGAAGGCCAAAGACCAGG GGTTTCAAATGTACGCGGTGGGCGTGGGCAACGCCGTGGAAGATGAGCTGAGGGAGATCGCGTCGGAGCCCATCGGCGAGCACTACTTCTACACGGCCGACTTCAAGACCATGAGCCAGATCGCCAAGAAGCTGCATGTCAACAAATGTGAAG AGGAGAACCCTTGCGAATGCGATTCTCTCGTCAAGTTCCAGAAGAAAGTAGAAAAGGCCTTACAGGCGTTAACGAAAAAAT TGGAAAGTGTAACGAAGAGGATCACAGCACTAGAGAACAAAATCGTCTGA
- the sesn2 gene encoding sestrin-2 isoform X1 — protein sequence MDSGRGAPASAGTTTTTTTRPNGAGHEWPGGVGGARDEVQVEEPSSSSFSSSSSSLPEPSARPRRLSRLCSRDTRERAEALNELARGALCRDTLLQLLRVSRTCPMEDVRRGAAELLGAAQVGVFRRVSLSRPPQDAGVEVPRALVSGPSAFIPPGEVWEEGAGLPELVETFRSMGRVDHVITVMALHPSYLSCFLHTQQALLQLDGPLPQPWRHYIIVMAASRHRCSYLVHLHSSWFLETGGEERWLGGLHRAPPKLRRLSLLNKLLAHRPWLITQEHIADLVCPSSEERWSLAELIQAVILLTYAHSLSCFVWGCGINPELDFLGGHAFQPPSPSARSSHSPLHEGMGDSQSGSDMDTEVERLMKRMQLLLEQNEEFSQEEMVTRFEKERSEMLLEAPCDDAVCAPPDVSHFVEDPEFTYQDFAPRGEQSPPTLRAQDYSWEDHGFSLMNRLYPDMGQLLDEKFQVVLGLTYHTMAMHRDVDTTMLRKAVWNYIHCVFGIRYDDYDYGDVNQLLELSLKVYIKTVACHPEKTTLRMYTNFWKHFCHSEKVHVNLLLLEARLQAALLYALRAITRYMT from the exons ATGGACTCGGGCCGCGGTGCACCGGCGTCGGCggggacgacgacgacgacgacgacgagaCCGAACGGCGCCGGGCACGAGTGGCCCGGCGGCGTCGGAGGAGCGCGCGACGAGGTGCAGGTGGAGGAGCcgtcctcctcttctttctcctcttcctcctcgtccCTCCCGGAGCCGAGCGCCCGCCCGCGGCGCTTGTCGCGCCTCTGCAGTAGGGACACGCGGGAGCGCGCCGAGGCGCTGAACGAGCTGGCGCGAGGCGCGCTCTGCCGGGACACgttgctgcagctgctgcgcGTGTCGAGAACGTGTCCGATGGAGGACGTGCGGCGCGGGGCGGCGGAGCTGCTGGGCGCCGCGCAG GTTGGTGTCTTCAGGAGGGTCTCTTTGTCTCGCCCCCCACAGGATGCAGGTGTGGAAGTTCCTCGAGCGCTGGTGTCTGGACCCAGTGCCTTCATCCCACCTGGggag GTTtgggaggagggggcggggctccCCGAGCTCGTGGAGACCTTTCGGTCCATGGGCCGCGTGGACCACGTGATCACGGTCATGGCGCTGCACCCCTCCTACCTCAGCTGTTTCCTGCATACCCAGCAGGCCTTGCTGCAGCTGGATGGCCCTCTGCCGCAGCCCTGGAGGCACTACATCATTGTCATG GCGGCATCTCGCCACCGCTGCTCCTACCTGGTGCACCTGCACAGCTCCTGGTTCCTGGAGACGGGGGGTGAGGAGAGATGGCTGGGGGggctccaccgcgccccccccaaacTGCGCCGGCTCAGCTTGCTGAACAAATTGCTCGCCCACCGGCCCTGGCTCATAACACAGGAGCACATTGCG GACCTGGTGTGTCCCAGCAGCGAGGAGCGCTGGTCACTGGCTGAGCTCATCCAGGCAGTCATCCTGCTCACCTATGCACACTCGCTGTCCTGCTTTGTCTGGGGTTGTGGCATCAACCCTGAGCTCGACTTCCTGGGGGGCCATGCCTTCCAGCCCCCGTCCCCATCTGCTCGCTCCTCCCACAGCCCTCTGCACGAAGGCATGGGTGACAGCCAATCG GGCTCAGACATGGACACTGAGGTGGAGCGCTTGATGAAAAGGATGCAGCTGCTCCTGGAGCAGAACGAAGAGTTCAGCCAAGAGGAGATGGTGACGCGCTTTGAGAAGGAGAGGAGTGAAATGCTACTGGAGGCGCCATGTG ATGATGCTGTTTGTGCTCCCCCTGATGTGTCCCACTTTGTGGAGGACCCTGAGTTCACCTACCAGGACTTTGCGCCTCGTGGTGAACAGTCCCCGCCCACGCTGCGTGCACAG GACTACTCGTGGGAAGATCACGGCTTCTCCCTCATGAACCGCTTGTACCCAGACATGGGCCAGCTGTTGGACGAGAAGTTCCAGGTGGTCTTGGGCCTCACCTACCACACCATGGCGATGCACAGAGACGTGGACACCACGATGCTACGCAAGGCCGTGTGGAACTACATCCACTGTGTCTTCGGCATCCG GTACGACGACTATGATTACGGCGATGTGAACCAGCTCTTGGAGCTCAGCCTGAAGGTTTACATCAAAACGGTGGCGTGCCACCCGGAGAAGACCACTCTCAGGATGTACACCAACTTCTGGAAGCATTTTTGTCACTCGGAGAAG GTGCACGTTAACCTACTGCTGCTGGAGGCTCGTCTGCAGGCGGCGCTCCTCTACGCCCTCAGGGCCATCACCCGCTACATGACCTGA
- the matn1 gene encoding cartilage matrix protein isoform X1, which produces MAAGWPIGASLLLLCLLGVSGTPQLRHAAAIAAGLCNTKPTDLVFIVDSSRSVRPSEFEQVKVFLTKVIEGLDVGPNATRVGVINYASRVKNEVPLKTHRTKAALIRAVTRIEPLSTGTMTGLAIQFALNVAFTEAEGARVRSPDISKVAIIVTDGRPQDNVRDVAARAREAGIELFAIGVGRVDMNTLRQIASEPLEDHVDYVESYSVIEKLTKKFQEAFCVSDLCATGDHDCEQVCVSTPGSYKCACNEGFTLLEDGRSCSACSSAATDVVFLIDGSKSVRPENFELVKKFINQIVEKLDVAEDKAHVGLVQYSSAVRQEFPLGRYNSKKDLKEAVKKMAYMERGTMTGQALRYLVDNSFAPSQGARPGVAKVGIVFTDGRSQDYIGDAAKKAKDQGFQMYAVGVGNAVEDELREIASEPIGEHYFYTADFKTMSQIAKKLHVNKCEEENPCECDSLVKFQKKVEKALQALTKKLESVTKRITALENKIV; this is translated from the exons ATGGCGGCCGGCTGGCCCATCGGTGCctccctgctgctcctctgcctGCTGGGGGTCAGCGGCACCCCTCAACTCCGACACGCTGCCGCTATCG CGGCAGGTCTCTGCAACACCAAACCCACGGACCTGGTGTTCATTGTGGACAGCTCTCGCAGCGTGAGGCCTTCTGAGTTTGAGCAGGTGAAGGTGTTTCTGACCAAGGTCATCGAGGGGCTGGACGTGGGCCCCAACGCCACCCGCGTGGGGGTGATCAACTACGCAAGCCGCGTGAAGAACGAGGTGCCGCTGAAGACGCACCGTACCAAGGCGGCCCTGATTCGAGCCGTGACGCGCATCGAGCCGCTCTCCACAGGCACCATGACAGGCCTGGCCATCCAGTTTGCCCTCAACGTGGCCTTCACGGAGGCGGAAGGGGCACGCGTACGCTCGCCCGACATCAGCAAA GTGGCGATCATTGTGACAGACGGCCGTCCCCAGGACAACGTGCGCGACGTGGCGGCCCGGGCGAGGGAGGCCGGGATCGAGCTGTTCGCCATTGGTGTTGGTCGCGTCGACATGAACACGCTGAGGCAGATTGCCAGCGAGCCCCTGGAGGATCATGTGGACTACGTAGAGAGCTACAGCGTGATCGAGAAGCTCACCAAGAAGTTCCAGGAGGCTTTTTGCG TGTCGGACCTGTGTGCGACAGGGGACCACGACTGCGAGCAGGTGTGTGTCAGCACACCTGGCTCATACAAGTGTGCCTGCAACGAGGGATTCACACTCCTGGAAGATGGCCGATCCTGCAGCG CCTGCAGCAGTGCCGCCACCGATGTCGTGTTCCTGATCGATGGCTCCAAGAGCGTGCGCCCTGAGAATTTTGAGCTGGTGAAGAAGTTCATCAACCAGATTGTGGAAAAGCTGGACGTGGCGGAGGACAAGGCCCACGTGGGTCTGGTGCAGTACTCGAGCGCTGTCAGGCAGGAGTTCCCCCTTGGTCGCTACAACAGCAAGAAGGACCTGAAGGAGGCCGTGAAGAAGATGGCCTACATGGAGCGGGGCACCATGACCGGGCAGGCTCTGCGCTACCTTGTGGACAACAGCTTCGCCCCCAGCCAGGGTGCTCGACCGGGCGTTGCCAAGGTGGGCATCGTCTTCACCGACGGGCGCTCGCAGGACTACATCGGGGACGCGGCCAAGAAGGCCAAAGACCAGG GGTTTCAAATGTACGCGGTGGGCGTGGGCAACGCCGTGGAAGATGAGCTGAGGGAGATCGCGTCGGAGCCCATCGGCGAGCACTACTTCTACACGGCCGACTTCAAGACCATGAGCCAGATCGCCAAGAAGCTGCATGTCAACAAATGTGAAG AGGAGAACCCTTGCGAATGCGATTCTCTCGTCAAGTTCCAGAAGAAAGTAGAAAAGGCCTTACAGGCGTTAACGAAAAAAT TGGAAAGTGTAACGAAGAGGATCACAGCACTAGAGAACAAAATCGTCTGA